Part of the Lotus japonicus ecotype B-129 chromosome 6, LjGifu_v1.2 genome, AAAGCTTTTCCGGTTCCACCATAGCCATATAAAAGTAGATGCCTCTTGAGTTTGACAACATAGATGTGACAACTCTCTCATTTTGCTCAGGTGTAAGCATACTAAGCAACTCTTCATATTATACCTTTAATGCATCTTTGTCATATTTTAGTTAATTGACAGTAAATATATTGTCAAATTGCAGGACATCATCATATTATGGAGATGACAAATATGAGTAATTATTTAATGGCCTATCATTTCTTTGAAGCAAATTCTCAAATTTAATGATActtaaatttttcaaattaaCATCTTCGATTCGTAGTCCTGCAATAGAGAAAGAATATTAACTAATGATTTTTAACTGCATCGAATATAACTAATGTTGTTCACACACTTTGCATAATTATCATGCGCAACGTATTTTCTaaatttttgaatttcatttaaattaaatccaagcaaaattatattattatataaacatttcaaatcttaataatataacttGAAACTTACATACCtaaattatgaaattgttttcTTCTGTGGCATAAAATGTCTTCTGATAAGAGAAGCCAGCCAGCATGCGTCCCAAATATCATtaggttttgagattgaattcatcATTAAGATTCTTACAAAGATTTTCCGCATCTGTTCTCCATAAGCTAAATCAGAGACTTCTTTAATTGCATCTTAATATTCTTTGTCATTTGTTAACAACCTCAATTGATCGCGTGCTTCCTTAAAAGTATCATATGTTATTCCCTTCACAGTTTTGATACTTCTATATGATGTACAACTCTTTTGCATAGTTAGTAGGATTCTCATGTAATATAACTCCCTCATGCCTGGAGATATATAATGTAGTCTACCAATTTTAAAATCTCTTTCTCTTGGTttccaaattttatttttttatgataaacaaaTCTACTGGAAAATTCAGCATATGTTAGATTCCGCCCTTCCCGATATTTTCCATTAGCTGCAAACCAAGCCATAAACACTGTGAATTTTTAACCACTCTTTTCAAGAACATCTCTAAcgtcttcatcatcattataatataccaaatattcatttggtagatgaaaatttagtttttgCACCGACGGTCATCGTTTCTGTATGGTAAAGTCAGATGTGTTATCCAAGCTGTCTCACACGTAGAAAGATAACGACAGTCATAGTATTGCTTTACCTTATCCACTGGCTATTTCGCTTGAGCATCGTTGTTCTTATTTGAAGTTTCAAGCATTGTTCGTTCTGCGcctttgttgatatatttgaaCACATATTTTATAGCATTGGACTTGTTACAATACTCCACATTAATGTGAGCTTGATACCTCATAAGGAGAGCGAGATTGTAAGACACAACATACCTGCAATGTAGTACATGTCGCATGGAGATTCCAATTGTAATAAATAACATATCCGagttatctttcattttttcacGAAGTTATGTTTTTTCAAATTGGTATCAATTTACTGTATTCGCAATGCATATTAAAACTGTAATAAATAACATACATGTTATTATTCACAATGTTCTATATTGCGGGTAGCCTTCTTCATCAATAGTGATGgtgttttaaaatttctttggaAAGTATTTAGTGCACCTACCCTTGTCCATGCATGGTATTTTTTGTTTGCACTACCACACGATCCATGTATCATGAAGCTAAAAACTATAACGTGCAACTTGAGATATAAAACTGGATCAGGAAGCTCTGCAGGCGTGACTTTGTCAATGTCATCCCCAGTCTTCAACTCATACTCTCATTGCAACCAAATCAGTATGTGCGCGTGAGGAAGTCCTCTTTTATGGAATTTCATTGTATACATATCTAAAAGAACATATTAATGATTGAAAAAGTTTCTCTAACAACTGCACATGATCTTTAGTTTAGTACAAATTACAATCATATTCTTCTTCTTAGATGTAGACGAAAAGTAGAATAATTCAAAAGTGATTAGACTTGCAAGCACCAAAAAATCTTGCTCATAGACAGTTAGGATGGAGTCCTGCAATATCTGAGTCAATACAAATGAGATTTGACCATTGCATAAACATTCCCCATATCGTATAGAACAACAAAGTTTTGCAAAGCCATGAATCAAAAGATATATAATTACAGGAAAAAGATGAAATCAATAGTATGGAAGAGTTTTTTTCCGTGCTTGAACTGTTATGATGTTGTTGAGTCTTATAATACTGAGTGTATGAAAATGGCGCgcaatttttgaaaattttaatttgttttcaaaaagaTAAAACTGGCTATTATTTTTCAGGAGAAGTCTCATTTTGAAAGACTACAAATCGGCAAAATCTCATGTTAAAATATATGGTTATAATATGATTTTTCAAGGTTTGCTTCATCGTAGTCCTGATTTCtaacatttttttaatcaattgaTCCGGTGATATCTCATTTTGTTACTTAATTTGGTAACATAATTTCACAAACGTAAATTCCAATCCGGATTGCTAGCTTTATTTAATCTTTTGATTATATCAATTGAACTAGATGAGAGATTCATTGACTCCAGAAGTAAGTTAAAAAACTACTCCAAATCTTGACCCTTGATTTATTAAAAACTAAAGGTTGTgattaaaactcaaaaaaaccCTCACATGACCCCTCTCCCTGTTTTCtcgttcttctttttcttcctttctgcAAAAACATAAACCTATTTTTAACCCCCAATCTGAAAATATAAAAACCCTCACCTCTTTCGTTATCGTTGCTATGATTCAAATCCTAATTAAAATCTCCATAAAAAATCCTATTTAAAATCTTAAGCCGTTTTGGATCCAATCCCCTATTATTTGTGGCCCTTGTGGCAGAAACATGATGGAATTTTCCATTGAATCTAATCCATCATGTCTGTAAGTTTTTCCATTTGGAATTTTGGTACCGTTGTCATTGTTGTTGTCGTGGAAGTTGCTTCCAATAACACATCCTAAAGGTTGCTTCCAGCAAGTAGTGTTTTCTTTGTTAAGtttcatgaaaagaaaaatgagaaaaaaggaAAGGAATCATAATTTATTGAATTAAATACAGTTTGGTATATTCCTAATTAAACatgatttaaattttgaatttcataatttatcaagtgaatgatttaaaatttaaatttattgatttattgagTCATCAGTTTGGAACAATAAAAAATCATCAATATGGACCAATCAGAATAAGACATTTGGAAAATCATTTTAACAACCAATAGAATAAATACATGTGACAATTCTCCACATCTCTATCCTTCCCACTTGCCTGAATACTGCGCTCTTATCTAGTGTAGCCTTGCTAatttactttttaaaatatttatttgtgcTCAAAGTGGCCTCAATTTGCCTCAATGTGGCCTGAATTTGACCTCTTACTTTTTATAATAACTTTAAAAGATTAAAATCCATGGAAACCCAAAATCACTTACCAATCACTTACCCAAAATATTAATCATattataaaatttcaaaaagtATAACTGATTGAATCAAATACGTTTAAAAGATAATTTTAAGGGAAAACAATGGAAATGTCCCTGATGTTTGAGCGAGcgctggttttggtccctccccgGAGTAACTTCCAGAAATGGTCCCTCCGGTGGCCAAAACCACCGCGCCTGAGTTTTGCACCGGCCACCATGCACACATGGCcacgccacgtcaattaatgagatgacgtggcattttttttgttttaaaataaaaaaaaaaactaaaaacccttaaattaactaaatttaaaCCTAATCTAATATCCTAATCCAAGTACACCTAATGTAAACCTAAATTCATGCTACTTAACATCTGAATTCCCAAATCCCCAATTCATGTCTTAGGGTTCTTGAGTTTTCCCCAAATCCGAGCTTCTTCCCCAAATTCGAGCTTCTCTCTTCATCATCCcagcatcttcatcatcacattTATCATTGTGTGTGCTAATCGTGCATCATCATCACATTCGACCCTTTTATCTTCATCCTCCACGAATCTGACATGATGGGTAAGGCTACatcttctggttctggttccACCTCCGCTTCCGGTGGTCGTTCTTCCGCTGCTGCCGTTATGCGTCGTGGATTCTGTGACTGTGGAGAAAGGGTTCTTTACTTGACCTCCCACAGTGACGCGAACCCAGGAAGGAAGTTCTGGAAGTGCAGAAATTGGAAGGTATGTAATCAATCATCGTTTAACACTTGCATAGTATTGTTCCTTGTTGACACTTTTCTCGATTTCATTTGCAGTCACCACCTGAGTGTGGGTTTTTTTTGTGGGATGATGAATATGCGTTTGAAGGAGCAAATACCAGAGCTGTAGTTGAACTGACCAGAACATTGCGTGAATTGGATGTGATGAAGAATAAACTGGAAGAGAGCAAGAAGACCTTGGAGGAGTGTAAGATGAACTTAGAGGATTTGAGGAGGAAGAATGATAAGGTTCAGAGGAAGCTTgagtatgaaatgatgaagaagaatatgGCTATTGTTTGTGTTATTCTGTCATGGTTTTGGTTTGTGTTTATGTCAGGAAAACTTAATGTTGTTGTGTAGGTAGTTGAAAGTCAGGGATGTAATATTGAAGGATGATGAAAAATTGAAAGGAATTGAAGTTGGTTGTTGGATACAACCTAAATGTATCTCTGTTTTCATTAATGTATGAGACTTTTGTTTACAATTATCTCACATATCTCCTTTTTTTCTTGCTTTGCTTTTGGTTCTAGTAAAAGACAGCACAAAAGTGAAAGATTCTTGCATTGACAAAATAGAATAGACATATAACAAAATTGAGAATCTCAACTATTCATGTACTGACAAAATTCAAAAGTGAAGGGAAATGGTCCACTTGGTTAATATTGTCAACAAAAGCACATGAATAATCCATGGAAATGACAATCTCAATGATCCTTGTGGTCCAGCCACtatcaaacaacaacaacaagcatTAAAGAAAGGGAAATGGTCATGGCCTAAGTGGTCCACAATACATAAAGTATATCAAAATATGCACCCCATGTGCAGGATTAAACTATTACAACCATTTAAAGAATCTAGATCTACTCCTACTCTCTAACTATCAACAACTCATTTTCCTTTCTTGAGGTGTTTTTTTCCTCTCTGACCAGAACCTTCAGCAGCAGCTTGTGTGACACGTTCAACATGGACTTGACTTCCAAGATTGTTTGCAGCAAGGCCCTCCACCCAGGCTGGCTCAGAAGCTTGTTCTGTGACACTAAGCTgcataaaagaaaatgaaaatttaaggATGCAGAAGCTCAGAAGAGAGGTATGTATCCCAACAAACATTATAGATCTGAGTAGAATTATTACCCTTTGAGTTTGGTCTTGAGCAGGGGTTGAGGTTTTGTTCTTTGAAGGTCATCTAGCTCTTTTAGTCCTCTTGACTTGTCTAGAAGCTTTAgcagcatcagtaccttgatcCTGTGTGATACTTGCCTGCATTCAAGAATAAGAATATCAAAGCTCCATAACAACAGCTCAAAGGTATGTCTATGTAAATTTAGATCTGGGCAAGATTTATACAATCTGAGATTGTTCTTCAGCAGGGGCAGGGGTATTTTTCTTAGAAGCTccccttttattctttctcaccTGCACACAAGGCTACAACTCAATTAATTGTATAATAAAAAATGGAACTTCAATGATAATGGATAGATCTGTGCAGGTTACTTACATTGGAATTTATCTGAGTAGGATCAAGCACTTGACTACCACTTGCATCTCCCTCAACAACAGTATTTTCACTGTTAGCATTGACCTGTATGCAGGTAAAACACAAAGATGATTGAATTAGTTTATCCTTTCATGATTGTATGTAAAAAAGATAGAAGGAGAGTTGGTAATTTTACCCTGTCAGCAGATTGTCTTCTAGGTCTAGCAGCAGCCTGATTGCTACTTTCAGGGACATGGGAATCTGGGGAGACCACTGGATTCCTGCAGCTTCTTGAATTATGCCCAAACTGCCCACACCTACTGCATTTATTCCTGGCCACACCTCTGCGTAACCTTGTCTGATTGTCAGTTGTGTCTTCATGTGGATCTCTCCTCCTTAGCTTCTTAAGTCTCCCTGGGGCTCTCTTGTACAAAGGAGGCAGGATGTAAGGATCATTGGTTGTTGGCCAAAGTTTTTGACCATTAATGGGTGTGATGACATGGCCATAAGTTGCCATATAGGCTTCCCTCCTGTAGTATGGATGGACAAAGTCTTCTGGCCTTTGTGAACTGTGTGAAATGGCAGCAACTGCGTGCCTACAGGGGATCCCCACCAATTCCCAGAAGTTACAACTGCAAGTGTGCTCAGCCAGATTAACAACAAACTGGTCTTGGCTGACCATGTGCTTGACCTCATACTTATCTTCACCACAACGTGTAGCAACCCAGTATCTCACCATTTCAATCTCATGCTCCAATCTTTTCAATGGCTTTGGCATGACTTCCCCCTTATACTTCTCCAACTTTTCATTCATTGTAGCAAACCTCCCCATAATGTAACTTCTGATCCAATCCACCATTGTCAGAACTGGTTTATCCCTGGCCAACAATATGGTAGCATTAAATGACTCCGACAGATTATTCATCAACACATCACATTTTGGATAAAATGTGAATGCATGCTTGCACCAAGCCCTTGTAGGAATCTGCATCAGCCAAGTGTATGCTTCTGGATGCAATGCCTGCAACTCCATCATCTTTTCAGTCCATAGCTGGTGATAGGTTGTCTTTGCAGCAGCCATCATGAGGTTCCTTATGACTACCCCTCCTCCAAACTTCTTTTTAAAGTTGGCATACAGATGCCTAAGACAGAATCTGTGTTCTACTCCTCCCATGAGGTCATCAAAAACAGTTAGCAAACCCTGCAAAATTTAGGACACTTCATAAATGGGTTCAACAAGGAAATTAGTGAAATGGACAGTTAGTGAAATTGACATTTTACCTTCTGTTGATCAGAAATGAATATCCACCTCCTATCTGCCCCAATGTCATCTAATAAAATTTCAAGGAACCATCTCCAGCTCTCCTTGCATTCTGATTCAACAACTGCAAAAGCCAAGGGGAAATACTGATCATTGGGGTCCCTGGCCACAGCACACAGTAAGATTCCCCCAAACTGTGTCTTCAAATGGCAACCATCCAACCCTATAAATGGCCTGCACCCTTCAACAAACCCCTTCTTGCAACCCTCCAAACACATGTAAAATC contains:
- the LOC130725998 gene encoding uncharacterized protein At4g04775-like, encoding MMGKATSSGSGSTSASGGRSSAAAVMRRGFCDCGERVLYLTSHSDANPGRKFWKCRNWKSPPECGFFLWDDEYAFEGANTRAVVELTRTLRELDVMKNKLEESKKTLEECKMNLEDLRRKNDKVQRKLEYEMMKKNMAIVCVILSWFWFVFMSGKLNVVV